Below is a window of Candidatus Tanganyikabacteria bacterium DNA.
GGGTTACCTCGGCCGCGCCCTGCTCGAGCGGCAGACCCTGGTCGGCGCGGCCCGCTATGCGGCGCGGGAAGCGGCACTGGATGCCACGCGCAGCCCGATCAGCAAGGCGAGCGGCGCCGGCATCATCGCCCAGGCCGCCAGCGGCGGCAACCGGGCGAGAAACGTGCAGAGCGCCGCCAAGGGCCGGCCGGCCGAATCCGCGCCGCCGCGCTGGGAGGCGGTGACGGGCGCGCAACTCAACCAGTTGCGACCGATGCCGCTCGGCCCTTACGGCATGGCCTTCGTCGCCACCAAGAAGACCTCGGTGGGCTCGGGCAAGCCGTTGCAGTTCGGCATCGGCTTCATGCTGTACGGCGCCCGCGCGAAGGAGCGACTGGGTTTCCTCGAGCCCGTGCGCAAGGCGACGTACGG
It encodes the following:
- a CDS encoding pilus assembly protein, which codes for MEMAFVLPVGVLLLFAVGYLGRALLERQTLVGAARYAAREAALDATRSPISKASGAGIIAQAASGGNRARNVQSAAKGRPAESAPPRWEAVTGAQLNQLRPMPLGPYGMAFVATKKTSVGSGKPLQFGIGFMLYGARAKERLGFLEPVRKATYGASQANPKPARGLAAPLEISASAYMPGELSLHGQYGLLEINPWIKQILEE